Part of the Verrucomicrobiia bacterium genome is shown below.
TTCCTCGGGGCGGCCATGGCCATCACGGCGTTCCCGATGCTGGCCCGCATTCTGCACGAACGGGGCCTTTCCGGGACCCCGCTGGGCACCCTGGCGCTCGCGGCGGGCGCAGTGGACGACGCCGCCGCGTGGTGCGTGCTGGCCATCGTGCTGGCAAGTTTTGGGGCGGGCGCGGGCGTGGCTGTCCTCGCGATCGCAGGCGGCGCCTTGTATGGCCTGATCCTGCTGACCGCCGGGCGCCGGGCCCTCGCCCGGCTGGCGGACGCCGCCGGTCCGACTGGAGAACTCCCGGCCCCGGTGCTGGCCGTGGTGCTCATGCTGTTCTGCCTGGCCGCGTGGATCACGGACGCCATCGGCATCCACGCCGTGTTTGGCGGCTTTATCCTGGGTGTGGCGATGCCGCGCGGTCCGTTCATCCGCGGGCTGCGTGCCCAACTCGAGCCGTTCGCCGTGGTGTTCCTGCTGCCCATGTTCTTCACCTACTCCGGGCTGAACACGCGGCTGGATCTGGTGGACAGCCCCCGGATGCTGCTGATCGCGCTGGCCGTGCTCGCCGCGGCCATTGTCGGCAAGGGGGGCGCCTGCTGGGCCGCGGCCCGCGCGACCGGCGCCGACCAGCGCACGGCCCTGGCCGTCGGCACGCTCATGAACGCCCGCGGGCTGATGGAGTTGATCATCCTCAACATCGGGCTGCAGCATGGGGTCATCCAGCAGGGGCTGTTCTCGATCCTCGTGCTCATGGCGGTCGTCACCACGCTGATGGCATCACCGATGTTCGAACGGGTCTACGGACGCCATCACCCCGCCGTTCCCGATCCCGCACCCGACCCGGGTCCCGGCTGAGCCTCCACCGGGAACCTCCCCAGTGGAGACGTGTCCGCACACGAAAGGACACTCCATGAGGGCGGCTTGCTTTTCGCGTGTGGCGCGGCAGGAACCTTGCCCCACCGGATTCAAGGCCCGGAACCGGACCGAGGGCCCGGAATTCCAATGCGGGTGGGGCGAGG
Proteins encoded:
- a CDS encoding cation:proton antiporter translates to MSASQLSATFFLQMFVILGACRLVGMAARRLGQPQVVGEMIAGVLLGPSLLGWMAPGLAERIFPKESLGLLYAGSQLGVGLYMFLVGTGFETGHFPRRARSAVAVSVSGMVVPFLLGAALALWLRGEPGLFSPNATAFEAMLFLGAAMAITAFPMLARILHERGLSGTPLGTLALAAGAVDDAAAWCVLAIVLASFGAGAGVAVLAIAGGALYGLILLTAGRRALARLADAAGPTGELPAPVLAVVLMLFCLAAWITDAIGIHAVFGGFILGVAMPRGPFIRGLRAQLEPFAVVFLLPMFFTYSGLNTRLDLVDSPRMLLIALAVLAAAIVGKGGACWAAARATGADQRTALAVGTLMNARGLMELIILNIGLQHGVIQQGLFSILVLMAVVTTLMASPMFERVYGRHHPAVPDPAPDPGPG